One Streptomyces mobaraensis NBRC 13819 = DSM 40847 DNA segment encodes these proteins:
- a CDS encoding putative ATP-grasp-modified RiPP, giving the protein MHQYAHIELHADTQTARYLDAFGAVVMVPGHGTSSGTNPPTGTTGQGDRNSDSPDSDTGNDTDQ; this is encoded by the coding sequence GTGCATCAGTACGCTCACATCGAGTTGCACGCCGACACGCAGACGGCCCGCTACCTCGACGCTTTCGGTGCCGTCGTGATGGTGCCGGGGCACGGCACGTCGTCCGGCACCAATCCGCCAACGGGTACGACCGGCCAGGGCGACCGCAACAGCGACTCCCCCGACAGCGACACGGGGAACGACACCGACCAGTGA
- a CDS encoding glutathionylspermidine synthase family protein, with amino-acid sequence MRRHRTTPRPGWQETVEEQGLIYPLTRHPDGELRPYWDESAYYSFTLPEVEALEETVAELHAMCLAAAAHIVDTGRFADLGITDPRLTEAIAESWRRRGELPSLYGRFDLRYDGTGPARLLEYNADTPTSLVEAAGPQWFWMEERFAGVPGADQWNSLHERLVDAWRRQSALLPPGTPVHFAHSAGDEIGEDLMTVAYLRETADQAGLETRAISMENIGWDRVSHRFVDERYGFLRACFKLYPWEWLVSDDFGPHVLDTLDNGGGTGSTLWIEPAWKMLLSNKALLAVLWELHPGHPNLLPAYVDGPRELSRTTGYVAKPLLGREGAGVTVHPPSDAAPALRDEPCCYQELAPLPAFDGNHVVLGAWVVEDEPAGLGIRESSGLVTDGYARFLPHVIL; translated from the coding sequence GTGCGCCGCCACCGCACCACCCCGCGCCCCGGCTGGCAGGAGACCGTCGAGGAACAGGGCCTGATCTACCCGCTCACCCGCCACCCCGACGGCGAACTGCGCCCCTACTGGGACGAGAGCGCCTACTACTCCTTCACCCTGCCCGAGGTCGAGGCACTGGAGGAGACCGTCGCCGAGCTGCACGCCATGTGCCTGGCCGCCGCCGCGCACATCGTGGACACCGGCCGCTTCGCCGACCTGGGGATCACCGACCCCCGGCTGACCGAAGCGATAGCCGAGTCCTGGCGCCGACGGGGCGAACTGCCGTCCCTGTACGGCCGATTCGACCTCCGCTACGACGGCACCGGCCCCGCCAGGCTGCTCGAGTACAACGCCGACACCCCCACCTCCCTGGTGGAGGCCGCCGGCCCGCAGTGGTTCTGGATGGAGGAGCGCTTCGCCGGCGTCCCCGGCGCCGACCAGTGGAACTCCCTGCACGAACGCCTCGTCGACGCCTGGCGCCGGCAGTCCGCCCTGCTGCCGCCCGGCACACCGGTCCACTTCGCCCACTCCGCCGGCGACGAGATCGGCGAGGACCTGATGACCGTCGCCTACCTCCGCGAGACCGCCGACCAGGCCGGCCTGGAGACCCGCGCCATCTCCATGGAGAACATCGGCTGGGACCGCGTATCCCACCGCTTCGTCGACGAGCGCTACGGCTTCCTCCGCGCCTGCTTCAAGCTCTACCCCTGGGAATGGCTGGTCTCCGACGACTTCGGCCCCCACGTCCTGGACACCCTCGACAACGGCGGCGGCACGGGGTCCACGCTGTGGATCGAGCCCGCGTGGAAGATGCTGCTGTCCAACAAGGCGTTGCTGGCGGTGCTGTGGGAGCTCCACCCCGGGCATCCGAACCTGCTCCCGGCGTACGTGGACGGCCCGCGCGAGCTGTCCCGCACCACGGGCTACGTCGCGAAGCCGCTGCTCGGGCGGGAGGGCGCGGGGGTGACGGTCCACCCGCCGAGCGACGCGGCCCCGGCACTCCGGGACGAACCCTGCTGCTACCAGGAGCTGGCCCCGCTGCCCGCGTTCGACGGCAACCACGTGGTGCTGGGCGCGTGGGTCGTCGAGGACGAACCGGCGGGCCTCGGCATACGGGAGTCCTCCGGCCTGGTGACGGACGGCTACGCGCGCTTCCTGCCGCATGTGATCCTCTAG
- a CDS encoding tetratricopeptide repeat protein, translated as MASSPRTPNTGLSALLDQARWSRGQLAMAVNRIGNEIGLSLRYDQSAVSHWLSGTMPRAQVRPVILEAFARRLERPVAYDEAGLTRPDAEDDGGSTVEELLDIGRADMDPSRRGVLAAGVYSAVLAVPMFPELAGRPAHAATGRTTRIGEAEVATVRTMTEKIADILDELGGGHARPMAAAFLVNTVAPYLQAAGTERVRKGMLAAASDLVYLTGWMAMYERQHGLGQRYYTKALKLAGAAEDHVTYCRTLRGMSLQASNLGHGTKALQLADAAAEASPKAGPRLRAFLAGQQAHAASMTGDRHTAFARLRETESALSKADSRREAIGGYDTSAYQFHVSHVLYELKDLTGSIRAMEECLKLQPRQERQGRAHSHGLLAQRQFELGHLDAACATWHRFLDDYVQLSTARGDEHVDIMRRRIRPHASARSVKPLMERAREVARSKSGPRQTW; from the coding sequence ATGGCGAGCAGCCCACGCACTCCGAACACCGGTTTGAGCGCCCTGCTCGACCAGGCGCGATGGTCACGCGGTCAACTCGCCATGGCAGTCAACCGCATCGGTAACGAAATCGGGTTGTCGCTGCGCTACGACCAGTCGGCGGTGTCGCACTGGCTGTCCGGGACGATGCCACGGGCCCAGGTCAGGCCCGTCATCCTCGAAGCCTTCGCTCGGCGCCTCGAACGGCCTGTCGCCTACGACGAGGCCGGACTGACCCGCCCGGACGCGGAGGACGACGGCGGGAGCACTGTCGAGGAGCTGCTCGACATCGGGCGGGCCGACATGGACCCGTCGCGCAGAGGTGTTCTCGCCGCCGGCGTGTACTCGGCCGTATTGGCCGTACCGATGTTCCCGGAGCTCGCGGGCCGTCCGGCCCATGCCGCCACCGGCAGGACCACACGGATCGGCGAAGCCGAGGTGGCGACCGTCCGGACCATGACCGAGAAGATCGCCGACATCCTCGACGAGCTCGGGGGAGGCCACGCCCGCCCCATGGCGGCGGCCTTCCTGGTCAACACGGTGGCCCCCTACCTCCAGGCCGCGGGTACCGAACGTGTACGCAAGGGCATGCTCGCCGCCGCCTCCGACCTCGTCTACCTGACGGGCTGGATGGCGATGTACGAGCGTCAGCACGGCCTCGGGCAGCGCTACTACACCAAGGCCCTCAAGCTGGCCGGTGCCGCCGAGGACCACGTCACGTACTGCCGCACCCTGCGGGGCATGAGCCTCCAGGCCTCGAACCTGGGTCACGGCACCAAGGCCCTGCAGCTCGCCGACGCGGCCGCCGAAGCGTCACCGAAGGCAGGGCCGCGCCTTCGGGCGTTCCTCGCCGGGCAACAGGCCCACGCCGCGTCCATGACCGGGGACCGGCACACCGCCTTCGCCCGGCTCCGGGAAACGGAAAGCGCCCTCTCGAAGGCCGATTCCCGGCGTGAGGCCATCGGCGGCTACGACACCAGCGCCTATCAGTTCCACGTCTCGCACGTGCTGTACGAGCTCAAGGACCTCACCGGATCGATCCGCGCGATGGAGGAGTGCCTGAAGCTCCAGCCACGCCAGGAGCGCCAGGGCCGTGCGCACTCCCATGGGCTGCTGGCGCAGCGGCAGTTCGAACTCGGACATCTGGACGCCGCGTGTGCCACCTGGCACCGGTTCCTCGACGACTACGTCCAGCTCTCGACGGCACGGGGCGACGAGCATGTCGACATCATGCGCCGCCGGATCCGGCCGCACGCGTCGGCCCGGTCCGTCAAACCGCTCATGGAACGCGCCCGGGAGGTCGCCCGGAGCAAGTCCGGGCCCCGCCAGACGTGGTAA
- a CDS encoding DUF6415 family natural product biosynthesis protein: MTRQDLIDVIGRALMPTAVLPRAEEVRELTERLRDHVTRLAREVEDRTGAMTPSTDERRHATSAVEDARRELGAGPGPGLRSAVAHMQNLARVCQRLRCHSSSGAARSAEPRRTSPRARNGQDQAPPVSGSGTCRNGM, from the coding sequence GTGACGCGGCAGGACCTCATCGATGTCATCGGCCGTGCGCTCATGCCCACGGCCGTGCTCCCCCGAGCCGAGGAGGTCCGGGAGCTGACCGAACGGCTGCGTGACCACGTGACGCGATTGGCGCGGGAGGTCGAGGACCGTACCGGAGCCATGACTCCCTCCACCGACGAGAGGCGGCATGCGACGTCGGCCGTGGAGGACGCGCGCCGCGAACTCGGCGCCGGCCCGGGTCCGGGCCTGCGCTCGGCCGTTGCCCATATGCAGAACCTCGCGCGCGTCTGCCAGAGGCTGCGCTGTCACTCGTCGTCCGGGGCGGCTCGGTCCGCCGAGCCGAGACGGACGTCACCGCGTGCCAGGAACGGCCAGGACCAGGCCCCGCCCGTGTCGGGCAGCGGCACGTGCCGGAACGGCATGTGA
- a CDS encoding ATP-binding protein, translating to MLPENVSRTAAHLTLPATERAPATARVYARKAVEHAVSDPDDEYAFAVMLVVSELVTNAVRYGSEPGDHLRVIVHATDTRTRIQVHDPVRREPRLRPESDERCRGRGLYIVDALATWGSTRRPFGKAVWAEVKSQ from the coding sequence ATGTTGCCCGAGAACGTCTCCCGCACTGCGGCGCACCTCACTCTGCCCGCCACCGAGCGCGCGCCCGCAACGGCCCGCGTCTACGCCCGGAAGGCCGTCGAACACGCCGTGTCCGACCCGGACGACGAGTACGCGTTCGCCGTCATGCTGGTCGTGTCCGAGCTCGTGACCAACGCGGTTCGCTACGGCAGCGAGCCGGGTGACCACCTGCGCGTCATCGTCCACGCCACCGACACCCGCACCCGTATCCAGGTCCACGACCCCGTGCGCCGTGAGCCGCGGTTGAGACCCGAGAGCGACGAGCGATGCCGGGGCCGCGGCCTCTACATCGTCGACGCCCTGGCCACATGGGGGAGCACCCGCAGGCCGTTCGGCAAGGCAGTGTGGGCAGAGGTGAAGTCCCAGTGA